One Legionella hackeliae DNA segment encodes these proteins:
- a CDS encoding response regulator: MSHIKRKDESEIIHQYSKDILAAMPNLVYVLDKNCTFVGANANFLHLVGMDKMEDLVGKTYKEMTERLPWSEERTQMFKRDDINALLSSETVNNPNEAPILRSKDDVVYFESTRVPIFDEGKNVIGLVVILSDVTAYKRMEEQLAKIKNQLQEDNVKSHTVPVMRHSKAEFSKKIPKILMVEDNSIAQKAAQALLMQLDCHVDVADSGEKAISLFKPGKYDLVFMDIGLEGTSGYVVSKQIRKMEDKTGYRVPIIALTGFEADIVKYDCVDYFMEGALTKPLTSEQAKQIIQHYIYEIDIPVRGLRSTKGIENNPQT; the protein is encoded by the coding sequence ATGTCTCATATTAAACGCAAGGACGAGTCTGAAATTATCCATCAATATAGCAAAGATATCCTAGCGGCAATGCCAAATCTCGTGTACGTGTTGGATAAAAATTGCACATTCGTTGGTGCTAATGCTAACTTTTTGCATCTTGTGGGAATGGATAAGATGGAAGACTTGGTGGGTAAAACTTATAAAGAGATGACTGAGCGTTTACCCTGGTCTGAAGAGCGTACCCAAATGTTTAAACGGGATGATATTAATGCGTTGCTCTCGAGTGAGACGGTGAACAATCCAAATGAAGCACCTATTCTTCGATCCAAAGATGATGTTGTTTACTTTGAATCAACAAGAGTACCTATCTTTGATGAGGGGAAAAATGTAATCGGATTAGTTGTCATTTTATCAGATGTCACAGCCTATAAACGCATGGAAGAGCAATTAGCTAAAATTAAAAACCAGTTACAGGAAGATAATGTCAAGTCTCACACAGTTCCCGTGATGAGGCATTCCAAGGCGGAATTTTCAAAAAAGATACCTAAAATTCTTATGGTGGAAGATAACTCGATTGCTCAAAAAGCTGCACAAGCGCTACTGATGCAATTAGATTGTCATGTTGATGTAGCTGACTCTGGGGAAAAGGCGATTAGTCTGTTTAAACCCGGGAAATATGACTTGGTCTTCATGGATATTGGCCTTGAGGGTACTTCCGGTTATGTAGTTTCCAAACAGATTCGTAAAATGGAAGATAAAACAGGATATCGTGTACCGATTATTGCTTTAACTGGCTTTGAAGCGGATATCGTGAAATATGATTGTGTTGATTATTTTATGGAAGGGGCGCTTACAAAACCCTTAACGAGTGAACAGGCCAAGCAAATTATTCAACACTATATCTATGAGATTGATATTCCGGTTAGAGGGTTAAGAAGTACAAAGGGTATAGAAAATAACCCACAGACATAG
- a CDS encoding DUF3775 domain-containing protein, which translates to MLNLNSGIICDLLLKARQFQAKENVSFPDVTDDMDASYVLADYSDDLVYQEVTQAINDLRPDQQVTLVALMYVGRGDYSEKEWEDAYRTAREEWTNHTGEYLLARPTMPDDIERGLNLLGISCND; encoded by the coding sequence ATGTTAAATCTTAATTCAGGAATAATTTGTGACTTGCTCCTTAAAGCACGACAGTTTCAAGCAAAGGAAAACGTGAGTTTCCCTGACGTAACTGATGATATGGATGCATCCTATGTGCTTGCAGATTACAGTGATGATCTTGTTTATCAAGAGGTTACTCAAGCGATTAATGATTTGCGTCCTGACCAACAAGTAACCTTAGTGGCCCTCATGTATGTCGGCAGGGGGGATTACAGTGAAAAAGAATGGGAAGATGCCTATCGTACTGCAAGAGAAGAGTGGACAAATCATACAGGGGAGTACCTCTTGGCAAGACCTACAATGCCTGATGATATTGAAAGAGGATTAAATCTACTGGGAATATCCTGCAATGATTAA
- a CDS encoding acyltransferase family protein has translation MTNSEKKSPRLLALDVFRGLTIALMILVNSPGNDSSYFWLEHSAWNGCTLADVVFPFFIFIVGVSLVFSLTKAKTYGLTSRELLPKIIRRSLIIFFLGLLLNAFPYHFDLATLRVYGVLQRIAICYFVCALLFLTTRITTQIILFTLILVGYWLLMTLIPVKGYGPGNLTPEGNLAAALDRMFFSAPHLYGKVFDPEGLLSTLPAIATGILGNLVGYWLVSTRNAAQKCTGLLIAGILSVIVGWIWGLWFPINKALWTSSYVLFTGGLALFTLGLCYWLIDIKHWKTWSKPFEIFGVNALAAYILHVFFLKVQFMIKIPPGNLRAFITGQLFGWASLQNAALLYALSYTLFWLLIMTLLYRNKIFIKI, from the coding sequence ATGACTAATTCCGAAAAAAAATCCCCTCGCTTGCTAGCACTTGATGTATTCCGTGGATTAACTATTGCATTAATGATTCTTGTGAATAGCCCGGGGAATGATAGTTCATATTTCTGGCTAGAACATTCTGCCTGGAATGGCTGCACCCTGGCTGATGTGGTTTTTCCTTTTTTTATTTTCATTGTAGGTGTCTCGCTAGTTTTTTCATTAACAAAAGCGAAAACGTATGGTTTAACATCGCGAGAATTGCTACCTAAAATTATTCGACGCAGTTTAATTATCTTCTTTCTAGGCTTATTGCTTAATGCGTTTCCTTACCATTTTGATTTAGCAACCTTGCGTGTATACGGTGTATTACAACGGATTGCTATTTGCTATTTTGTTTGTGCTTTATTATTTTTAACGACCCGTATTACAACTCAGATCATTTTGTTCACGCTTATACTAGTTGGTTATTGGTTATTAATGACTCTGATTCCTGTTAAAGGTTATGGCCCAGGTAACCTTACTCCAGAAGGAAATTTGGCCGCAGCTTTGGATCGTATGTTTTTTTCTGCTCCCCATTTGTACGGTAAAGTTTTTGATCCTGAAGGGCTATTGAGCACGCTCCCAGCTATTGCAACGGGTATACTAGGGAATTTAGTGGGATATTGGCTAGTTTCCACTCGCAACGCTGCCCAGAAATGTACTGGATTACTTATTGCTGGAATATTAAGTGTAATAGTAGGCTGGATATGGGGTTTGTGGTTTCCAATTAATAAAGCCCTTTGGACAAGCTCCTATGTGTTATTTACTGGTGGATTAGCTCTTTTCACGTTAGGTTTATGCTATTGGTTGATTGATATAAAACACTGGAAAACTTGGTCAAAGCCATTTGAAATTTTTGGTGTTAACGCACTGGCTGCGTATATTTTGCATGTGTTTTTTTTAAAAGTTCAATTTATGATCAAAATACCTCCCGGTAATTTGCGTGCATTCATCACTGGGCAGCTTTTTGGCTGGGCTTCCTTGCAAAACGCGGCCTTGTTGTATGCTCTGAGTTACACCTTATTTTGGTTGCTCATAATGACATTGCTTTATCGTAATAAAATCTTTATCAAAATTTAA
- a CDS encoding DUF3309 family protein encodes MNLITLLIVIIILLAVLPAWPYSRGWGYRPSGLVGLLLIILIVLLLLGKI; translated from the coding sequence ATGAATTTAATTACCCTATTGATTGTAATCATCATTTTGTTAGCTGTACTTCCAGCATGGCCCTACAGTAGAGGATGGGGATATCGCCCGTCTGGCCTGGTTGGTCTTTTACTGATTATTCTTATAGTTTTATTATTGCTTGGAAAAATTTAA
- a CDS encoding PA0069 family radical SAM protein, translated as MKNKAPTKNRGALSNSEGRFETLSYENFDDGWELEEDDLPPLETFLLPEASKSVITRNDSPDLGFEQSINPYRGCEHGCIYCYARPSHAYMNLSPGLDFETKIFYKVNAAALLREELSKPRYTCKPIVLGANTDPYQPAESKLKITRSILEVLSEYRHPVIIITKNSLVERDSDILEDMAKDNLIRVAVSITSLSPKLKYIMEPRTSTPSARLKVVKHLAEKNIPVRVMVAPVIPMINDVEIEKILQGASEAGARHASYVLIRLPYEVKDLFKEWLATHFPQRAEHIMSLIRQMRGGKEYDATFGKRMRGEGEFANLIETRFRLACKRFNLNTHSLPELNSEKFRKNKKTTSPMQLDMWEGNF; from the coding sequence ATGAAAAATAAAGCGCCAACAAAAAATCGCGGCGCCCTCAGTAATTCTGAGGGACGATTTGAAACGCTGTCTTATGAAAATTTTGATGATGGCTGGGAGTTGGAAGAAGACGACCTTCCGCCATTGGAAACATTTCTATTGCCCGAGGCATCTAAATCCGTTATTACCCGTAATGACTCTCCCGATCTTGGCTTTGAGCAATCAATAAATCCTTATCGAGGTTGTGAGCATGGTTGTATTTATTGTTATGCCAGACCTAGCCATGCCTATATGAATTTATCGCCTGGCCTCGATTTTGAAACAAAGATTTTTTACAAAGTGAATGCGGCTGCATTACTAAGAGAAGAACTTAGCAAACCAAGATATACTTGCAAACCCATTGTATTAGGGGCGAATACAGACCCCTATCAACCGGCTGAATCCAAGTTAAAGATTACGCGAAGTATTCTTGAAGTTCTTAGCGAGTATAGACATCCTGTGATTATCATTACGAAAAATTCATTGGTTGAACGTGATAGCGATATTTTAGAGGATATGGCTAAAGATAACTTGATTAGAGTAGCTGTGAGCATCACGTCGCTTTCCCCTAAACTCAAGTATATTATGGAGCCACGAACGTCAACACCTTCAGCAAGGCTTAAGGTTGTAAAACATCTCGCTGAAAAAAATATCCCTGTACGCGTCATGGTTGCTCCTGTTATTCCCATGATTAATGATGTGGAAATTGAAAAAATATTGCAGGGAGCAAGCGAAGCGGGTGCTCGGCATGCAAGTTATGTATTAATTAGATTACCTTATGAAGTTAAGGATTTGTTTAAAGAATGGTTAGCCACTCATTTTCCCCAGCGTGCTGAACACATCATGAGTCTTATTCGCCAGATGCGAGGTGGCAAAGAATATGATGCTACCTTTGGCAAAAGAATGCGAGGCGAGGGGGAGTTTGCCAATTTAATAGAAACTCGTTTCCGTTTGGCCTGTAAACGATTTAATTTAAATACTCATTCACTTCCTGAACTCAATTCAGAGAAATTCAGGAAAAATAAAAAAACAACCTCACCGATGCAATTAGATATGTGGGAGGGGAATTTTTAA
- the zwf gene encoding glucose-6-phosphate dehydrogenase yields MTRTLGNKQACDLILFGTLGDLATRKLLPALYQLEKADLLHPDTQITGVARDDLTTQSYINLVETKLQKFLGGTIESQVWMRLQQRLNYVKIDLTQAADYESLLSVTQPCSRVPVSYFATPPSLFGQICQGLSLVGLAKEPARVVLEKPIGHNLASSIVINDEVSKYFNESQIYRIDHYLGKETVLNLLVLRFANAIFSSHWDNTAIDHVQITVAEEVGVEGRWGYYDDAGQTRDMVQNHLLQILSLIAMEPPQNLDADSIRDEKLKVLKALRPINLANVQENTVRGQYVRGFVNGKAVPGYLEEADARQNSKTETFVALKVDIDNWRWAGVPFYLRTGKRMPKKHSEVVICFKPQPHNIFQKIYKHLTPNKLIIRLQPDEGVEIQIMNKIPGLGETMQLQQSKLDLSFDETFKSQRIADAYERLLLEVMLGNQYLFVRRDEVEQAWTWVDSILDAWRNFNEAPAPYQAGTWGPVAATSLLARGGRNWDE; encoded by the coding sequence ATGACAAGAACTTTAGGTAATAAACAAGCCTGTGATTTAATTTTATTTGGGACTTTAGGTGATTTAGCGACTCGCAAGTTATTACCCGCACTTTATCAACTCGAAAAAGCAGATTTACTGCATCCTGATACGCAAATTACAGGTGTAGCCCGAGATGATTTGACTACTCAAAGCTATATCAATCTTGTGGAAACTAAACTGCAAAAATTTTTAGGCGGAACAATAGAGAGCCAAGTATGGATGCGCCTGCAGCAGAGGTTAAATTATGTAAAAATTGATTTAACACAAGCCGCGGATTATGAAAGTCTTCTCTCGGTTACTCAACCTTGCTCTCGTGTACCTGTTAGCTATTTTGCGACACCTCCTTCTCTGTTTGGCCAAATTTGCCAAGGCTTATCGTTGGTTGGACTTGCGAAAGAGCCTGCACGTGTAGTTCTAGAAAAGCCGATTGGTCATAATTTAGCATCTTCGATAGTGATTAATGATGAAGTTTCGAAATATTTTAATGAAAGTCAGATTTATCGAATCGATCACTATTTGGGTAAAGAAACAGTATTAAATTTACTGGTCTTGCGTTTTGCAAATGCTATTTTCTCGTCGCATTGGGACAATACTGCTATTGATCATGTGCAAATTACTGTGGCAGAAGAAGTTGGTGTTGAAGGGCGGTGGGGATATTACGACGATGCTGGCCAAACCCGTGATATGGTACAAAACCATCTTTTGCAAATTCTATCACTCATAGCCATGGAGCCTCCGCAGAATCTTGATGCGGATAGCATTCGTGATGAAAAACTGAAAGTATTAAAAGCACTGCGGCCTATCAATCTTGCTAACGTTCAAGAAAATACGGTGCGGGGACAATATGTTCGTGGTTTCGTGAATGGTAAGGCTGTACCAGGTTATCTTGAAGAAGCGGATGCGAGGCAAAACAGTAAAACGGAAACTTTCGTAGCCCTTAAAGTGGATATTGATAATTGGCGTTGGGCAGGCGTTCCATTTTATTTGCGGACTGGCAAGCGCATGCCTAAGAAGCATAGTGAAGTTGTCATTTGTTTTAAACCACAACCGCATAATATATTTCAAAAAATCTATAAGCACTTAACACCTAATAAATTAATTATTCGTTTACAACCGGATGAAGGTGTTGAAATTCAAATCATGAATAAAATACCTGGGCTTGGTGAAACCATGCAGCTGCAACAATCAAAATTGGATTTAAGTTTTGATGAAACGTTTAAATCCCAACGTATTGCTGATGCCTATGAGCGTTTGTTGCTTGAGGTAATGCTTGGTAATCAATATTTGTTTGTGCGTCGTGACGAAGTAGAACAAGCCTGGACTTGGGTCGATAGTATTTTGGACGCTTGGCGTAACTTTAACGAAGCACCAGCACCTTACCAGGCAGGGACTTGGGGGCCTGTTGCTGCTACATCACTGTTAGCTCGAGGCGGGCGTAATTGGGACGAATAA
- the pgl gene encoding 6-phosphogluconolactonase, translating to MMQLHHFVDTDQLNQQFAQDIAQLLTQAITERGSAYLAVSGGKTPVGLFQKLAETNLNWNCVTIVLTDERWLNPSESDSNEHLLRTYLLKNKAEKATFISLYSEKNEGTDELMTRLANMPTFDVVILGMGEDGHTASLFPCSAEIKAGLADTHTPALMVQPTTAPYRRISLSKTRLLNSRMIYLHLVGKKKLEVLNKAMADTNPLEMPIRAFIHHPTANIQIMYSP from the coding sequence ATGATGCAACTCCACCATTTTGTTGATACCGACCAGCTTAATCAACAGTTTGCACAAGACATTGCGCAACTGCTAACACAAGCGATCACTGAGCGAGGTAGCGCTTATTTGGCAGTATCAGGAGGTAAGACACCAGTAGGTCTATTCCAGAAGCTTGCTGAAACCAATTTGAATTGGAATTGTGTGACTATTGTTTTAACGGATGAACGTTGGTTAAACCCAAGTGAGAGCGATAGTAACGAACATTTGTTAAGAACCTATTTACTAAAAAATAAAGCAGAGAAAGCCACTTTTATTAGCTTGTACAGTGAAAAAAATGAAGGAACCGATGAGCTAATGACTCGTCTTGCAAACATGCCTACCTTTGATGTGGTGATTCTTGGGATGGGAGAGGATGGACACACCGCCTCATTGTTTCCCTGTAGTGCAGAAATTAAAGCGGGTCTTGCTGACACGCACACACCGGCGTTAATGGTGCAACCAACAACTGCACCATACCGAAGGATTTCACTCAGCAAAACACGGTTGTTAAATAGTAGGATGATTTATTTACATTTAGTGGGTAAGAAAAAATTAGAGGTTCTCAACAAGGCGATGGCTGATACCAATCCGTTAGAGATGCCTATTCGAGCTTTTATCCATCATCCAACTGCAAATATTCAAATTATGTATTCACCTTAG
- the edd gene encoding phosphogluconate dehydratase gives MHPVIKKVTEQIIARSKESRAHYLNQMDKAFERGPHRATLQCGNLAHGFASCQAHEKAILRASTKPNIAIISAYNDMLSAHQPYEKYPAILKIAILEAGGVAQFAGGVPAMCDGVTQGQPGMELSLISRDVIAMSAAIALSHNMFDGGLMLGICDKIVPGLLIAALTFGHLPFVFVPAGPMPSGIANKEKARIRQLYAEGKVGKDALLDVEAASYHAPGTCTFYGTANSNQLIVETMGLHLPGASFVNPGTSLRDALTQAAGRQVTQLTHLGDNYLPIAKIVDEKVIVNGMIALLTTGGSTNHTMHLVAIARAAGIKINWDDFAQLSSVIPLIARIYPNGDADINQFQQAGGMAYLMRGLLDAGLLHEDVNTIMGFGLRHYINEPVLDNKQLIWREGPKESLDLTVLRAPANPFKAEGGLQVLAGNIGRGVIKTSSLQAGSEIIQAPAVVFSSQHELDAAFKAGELNKDCVVVVRFQGPKACGMPELHKLTPPLGVLQDRGFRVALVTDGRMSGASGKVPAAIHVTPEAAEGGVIAKIKTGDMLLIDSKKGVLQLLVSEEELAQRPGEKIDHTENDYGMGREMFVNLRAKLTGAEQGASCLFSTEAYIQ, from the coding sequence ATGCACCCAGTTATCAAAAAAGTCACCGAGCAAATTATTGCTCGAAGCAAAGAATCCCGTGCGCATTATCTGAATCAAATGGATAAAGCATTTGAGCGAGGTCCACATCGTGCCACTTTGCAGTGCGGCAATTTGGCTCATGGTTTTGCGTCGTGTCAAGCGCATGAAAAGGCCATTCTCCGTGCATCAACCAAGCCCAATATAGCCATTATTTCCGCCTATAATGACATGCTTTCAGCTCATCAACCCTATGAAAAATACCCCGCAATACTAAAAATTGCGATTCTTGAAGCAGGGGGTGTAGCGCAGTTTGCAGGTGGAGTACCTGCAATGTGTGATGGTGTTACTCAAGGGCAGCCTGGAATGGAGTTAAGTCTTATAAGTCGAGATGTTATAGCGATGTCGGCTGCTATTGCATTGTCCCATAATATGTTTGATGGCGGTTTAATGCTCGGTATTTGCGATAAAATCGTTCCCGGGTTGTTAATTGCTGCGTTAACTTTTGGACATTTGCCCTTTGTGTTTGTGCCTGCAGGCCCTATGCCCTCTGGCATTGCGAATAAAGAAAAAGCCCGCATTCGCCAACTTTATGCCGAAGGGAAAGTGGGCAAGGATGCTTTGCTGGATGTTGAGGCTGCTTCCTATCATGCCCCGGGTACCTGCACATTTTATGGAACTGCAAATTCAAATCAATTAATTGTTGAAACGATGGGATTGCATCTTCCTGGTGCTTCGTTTGTTAATCCAGGAACGTCCCTGCGAGATGCGCTGACCCAGGCTGCGGGTCGTCAAGTTACTCAATTGACGCATTTAGGTGATAACTATTTACCGATTGCTAAAATAGTGGATGAAAAAGTCATTGTGAATGGCATGATTGCCTTGCTAACAACAGGAGGCTCAACGAATCACACCATGCATTTAGTCGCAATTGCACGTGCTGCCGGGATAAAGATTAACTGGGATGATTTTGCGCAGTTATCGAGTGTTATACCGTTGATTGCTCGCATTTACCCCAATGGGGACGCTGATATCAATCAATTTCAGCAAGCAGGTGGTATGGCTTATTTAATGCGTGGTTTGCTCGATGCAGGATTACTGCATGAAGACGTAAATACCATCATGGGGTTCGGGTTACGTCATTACATTAATGAGCCAGTGTTGGATAATAAGCAATTGATTTGGAGAGAGGGTCCTAAAGAGTCTTTGGATTTAACAGTACTAAGAGCGCCTGCCAATCCTTTCAAAGCCGAGGGGGGCTTACAGGTATTAGCTGGGAACATCGGTCGGGGGGTTATCAAAACATCCTCATTACAAGCTGGGTCAGAAATCATACAAGCACCAGCAGTGGTTTTTTCTAGTCAGCATGAACTTGATGCTGCGTTTAAAGCGGGTGAATTAAATAAGGATTGCGTGGTTGTAGTGCGTTTTCAAGGTCCAAAAGCCTGCGGCATGCCGGAGCTTCATAAGCTGACTCCACCACTTGGTGTATTACAAGATAGAGGTTTTAGAGTGGCGTTAGTAACAGATGGCCGCATGTCAGGTGCCTCAGGAAAAGTCCCTGCTGCAATTCATGTTACTCCTGAAGCAGCAGAGGGAGGAGTGATAGCCAAGATTAAAACTGGGGACATGCTGTTGATCGATAGCAAAAAAGGTGTCCTCCAACTTCTAGTTTCCGAGGAAGAATTAGCCCAACGTCCTGGTGAGAAAATTGATCACACTGAAAACGATTACGGTATGGGTAGGGAAATGTTTGTCAATTTGCGCGCCAAATTAACTGGAGCTGAACAAGGTGCTTCCTGTTTATTCTCCACTGAGGCTTACATTCAATGA
- the glk gene encoding glucokinase, with translation MINSQHHFDASHQFAIVADIGGTNARFSRIDLNHWIADKVEVYPCANFPSLSDALVYYQKNQNLYAIKYVAIAIACPVTDDLVRMTNFHWQFSIREMKETLNINELQVMNDFTAAAMSVPLLNNDEKVQIGTGTADLSKPMVILGAGTGLGVAHLIPTASEFIPLAGEGGHATWAAQTEQEWFIQRHLSTKYGHVSCERLLSGTGLESLYLALAAYQQKDVTPLTAAQIASLALNNECELAHATVMQFFASLGCYAGDLALTLGTLGGVYIAGGIVPKLLPLMKESDFRMRFENKGRASTFNRKISTHVIVAEYPGLVGAAAYLKQVMEKDTYDI, from the coding sequence ATGATTAATTCACAGCATCATTTTGATGCTAGCCATCAATTTGCCATTGTTGCTGATATTGGTGGGACAAATGCACGCTTTAGTCGTATTGATTTAAATCATTGGATTGCTGATAAAGTTGAGGTTTACCCTTGTGCAAATTTTCCAAGTTTAAGTGATGCATTAGTTTATTATCAGAAAAATCAAAATCTTTATGCCATCAAATATGTGGCTATTGCTATTGCTTGCCCGGTGACTGATGACTTAGTGCGAATGACTAATTTCCATTGGCAGTTTTCAATTCGTGAAATGAAAGAAACGTTGAATATTAACGAGCTGCAAGTGATGAATGATTTTACGGCTGCAGCGATGAGTGTGCCATTATTGAATAATGATGAAAAAGTGCAAATTGGCACTGGAACAGCCGATTTAAGTAAACCAATGGTCATCTTAGGGGCGGGCACCGGGCTTGGAGTTGCTCATTTAATTCCAACGGCTAGTGAATTTATCCCATTAGCAGGTGAGGGAGGGCATGCAACTTGGGCTGCTCAAACAGAACAGGAATGGTTTATTCAGCGACATTTATCTACAAAATATGGACATGTTTCTTGTGAGCGGTTGTTATCCGGTACAGGTTTGGAGAGTCTTTATTTGGCTCTGGCCGCGTATCAACAAAAAGACGTAACGCCCTTGACCGCAGCGCAAATTGCATCCCTGGCTTTAAACAATGAGTGTGAATTAGCACACGCAACAGTAATGCAGTTTTTTGCCAGCCTTGGATGTTATGCGGGGGATTTAGCGTTAACATTGGGAACTTTGGGGGGCGTTTATATTGCCGGAGGTATTGTCCCTAAATTGCTGCCTTTAATGAAGGAGAGTGATTTTAGGATGCGCTTTGAGAATAAAGGGCGAGCAAGCACATTTAACCGCAAGATTTCGACTCATGTCATTGTTGCTGAATACCCTGGTTTAGTAGGCGCTGCGGCTTATTTAAAACAAGTGATGGAAAAGGATACTTATGACATTTAA
- a CDS encoding bifunctional 4-hydroxy-2-oxoglutarate aldolase/2-dehydro-3-deoxy-phosphogluconate aldolase yields MTFNHFLDEKKLFSLSPVIPVIVLDELDDAIPIAKALLAGGIKVLEVTLRTPVALECISLLRSEVPEAIVGAGTVTGVKQFEACISAEAQFVISPGLTLELLQLGRDTKVPYIPGASSVSELMEGIRLEYTHFKFFPAEVVGGIPMLKAIYGPLPQLRFCATGGINEKNYLDYLSLPNVECVGGSWIVPADAIQQKNWHRITELAANAVQQATRKL; encoded by the coding sequence ATGACATTTAATCATTTCCTGGACGAAAAGAAACTGTTTTCTTTAAGTCCGGTGATACCTGTGATTGTCCTGGATGAACTTGATGATGCTATTCCTATAGCAAAGGCATTATTAGCCGGAGGAATTAAGGTATTGGAAGTTACGTTAAGAACACCTGTAGCTCTTGAATGTATTAGTTTGTTACGCAGTGAAGTTCCAGAAGCCATAGTAGGTGCAGGGACCGTCACAGGAGTGAAACAATTTGAGGCTTGTATTAGTGCGGAGGCTCAATTTGTGATCAGCCCAGGACTGACCTTGGAACTACTACAACTTGGACGTGATACAAAAGTGCCTTATATTCCAGGTGCTTCCAGTGTTTCCGAGCTTATGGAAGGTATTCGACTTGAATACACACACTTTAAATTTTTCCCTGCTGAAGTGGTGGGAGGGATTCCGATGTTAAAAGCGATTTATGGACCACTTCCTCAGTTGCGGTTTTGTGCAACAGGAGGAATCAATGAAAAAAACTATCTGGACTATCTAAGTTTACCTAATGTAGAGTGTGTTGGCGGAAGTTGGATTGTACCCGCTGATGCAATTCAACAAAAAAATTGGCATCGTATTACGGAATTAGCTGCAAATGCAGTACAACAGGCTACGCGTAAACTCTGA